The following coding sequences are from one Paenibacillus sp. JDR-2 window:
- a CDS encoding sensor histidine kinase: protein MKLMKWLFVNRSIRTKIVWSSVITSLVPMLVLSYLFYESSTKSLERTMYRSTSQNAQYVAGYLNQYFRDLSSSALQVYGFPRVMNLMEHGRNVNDEDFFALGESLKSYYALVSNKNKDNVIKIMIFGKDNKLKEFWSRAASYDAIPLNESIPHYEDMLDLPFQNSLSFSYRDSSFKQDFFVFAITIYDPFYHSKIGTLVFYIQMKELTKVIEANNQSPNVIVLRNSRGETFYHTSDKYDGIVPTFDAPDIRMKNKPKELRFEQRQDLLVSTSYLDNGNSTLTIIYPNEELARHRNNTLLIAIGAVVFAVVCISLLSLFAQQYLTRPIKRLGQAMKKVRNGNFHVTLSQPYRYRDDISELTRSFNFMTEKIRELIEQRYQMQLRNKEAQLLALQMQINPHFLYNTLQTIGGKAVLIGDYEIPEMCRSLGDLFRYSFYEGNTESTVRQELAHVGNYLYIQQFRFEESLRMEFDVPESLMEASTIRFVMQPIIENAVIHALGGPDDGQLLIRVKAETDEGTIVLSVSDNGPGIAPDKLAVLRNDMEKKSMEVFSGVSIGLKNVHERIRLAYGDSYGLELDSKLGEGTVIRIRIPCRKRGESHV from the coding sequence ATGAAGTTAATGAAGTGGCTATTCGTCAACCGGAGTATCCGGACAAAGATTGTATGGAGCAGCGTGATCACGTCACTCGTTCCGATGCTTGTGCTGTCTTATCTCTTTTACGAATCAAGCACGAAATCGCTGGAACGCACGATGTACCGCAGTACCAGCCAGAATGCGCAGTATGTGGCCGGCTACTTGAATCAATATTTCCGCGACCTGTCATCTTCAGCCCTGCAGGTGTACGGCTTCCCCCGTGTCATGAATTTGATGGAGCACGGCCGTAACGTGAATGACGAGGATTTCTTTGCTCTTGGCGAGTCGCTGAAGAGCTACTATGCGCTTGTCTCCAATAAGAACAAGGATAACGTCATTAAAATCATGATTTTTGGCAAGGACAATAAGCTAAAGGAATTTTGGTCGAGAGCTGCCAGTTATGATGCTATCCCTCTTAACGAGAGCATCCCCCATTACGAGGACATGCTCGATTTGCCGTTTCAGAACTCACTCTCCTTTTCCTACAGGGATTCTTCGTTTAAGCAGGACTTTTTCGTATTTGCCATTACGATATACGATCCGTTCTACCATAGTAAAATCGGCACGCTTGTCTTTTACATTCAGATGAAGGAGCTTACTAAAGTCATTGAGGCAAATAATCAATCTCCGAATGTAATCGTGCTGCGTAACTCCAGGGGCGAGACCTTCTACCATACGAGCGACAAATACGATGGTATCGTGCCTACATTTGATGCACCGGATATACGGATGAAAAATAAACCGAAGGAGCTTCGATTCGAACAGCGCCAGGATCTGCTTGTCAGCACTTCCTATCTGGATAACGGCAACTCGACGCTGACCATTATCTATCCGAACGAAGAGCTGGCTCGCCATCGCAACAATACACTCTTAATCGCCATTGGGGCAGTGGTGTTTGCCGTAGTGTGTATCTCGCTGCTGTCGCTTTTTGCCCAGCAATATTTGACCCGACCTATTAAACGACTTGGCCAGGCGATGAAAAAGGTGCGCAACGGCAACTTCCACGTCACGCTGTCACAGCCGTATCGTTATCGGGATGATATATCCGAGCTGACCCGAAGCTTCAACTTCATGACAGAAAAAATACGGGAGCTGATCGAGCAGCGTTACCAGATGCAGCTTCGGAACAAAGAAGCTCAGCTGCTTGCTCTGCAAATGCAGATTAACCCGCACTTTTTGTACAATACGCTGCAAACGATAGGCGGTAAGGCCGTACTGATCGGGGATTATGAGATTCCGGAGATGTGCCGTTCTCTTGGCGACTTGTTCCGCTACAGCTTCTATGAGGGAAATACGGAGTCCACGGTTCGGCAGGAGCTGGCGCATGTCGGCAACTATTTGTATATCCAGCAGTTTCGGTTCGAGGAGTCGCTGCGCATGGAATTTGACGTGCCGGAATCGTTAATGGAGGCCTCCACGATTCGTTTCGTTATGCAGCCGATTATAGAGAATGCCGTCATACACGCACTTGGCGGTCCGGATGACGGGCAGCTGCTCATTCGAGTCAAGGCTGAAACGGATGAAGGAACAATTGTATTATCCGTCAGCGACAACGGTCCGGGTATAGCCCCAGACAAGCTGGCGGTGCTGCGCAACGACATGGAGAAGAAGTCGATGGAAGTATTCTCGGGGGTCTCGATTGGGTTAAAAAACGTTCACGAACGCATACGGCTTGCATACGGCGATTCGTATGGCCTCGAATTGGACAGCAAGCTGGGCGAAGGGACGGTTATTCGTATCCGAATTCCATGCAGAAAGCGGGGAGAATCTCATGTTTAA
- a CDS encoding discoidin domain-containing protein, with protein MRKNGMKVMLLLSLLLSVLLPVGTRTTYAAPVSISQTGNIVNATNGTITVAYDLSTGKGTFKEGSTTLISDFYSDYAISGSSTRYKSTDSATRTASWTTTGNDGYGTSGKLLTITNALASGSTITLRITMYENRSYILSDMTVSKGTSQTIDFLEPIAASNLDIGTGSDKRIYTTPYTNNYDFGVAQVNDFGNSQNGDDRPYGAGETWSAFNGKSYWVAAMFDNASKKGVVAGAATTKTWKSMQYLAPASTANGPLTGFSVYNAGGKKSGTSVQSDKFFLGYFTDYRDGLETFGQAYAVGEPKLNWTGDVPIGFNTWYAYYAYGTADAMLPTTDYFYTHLKSLGYNYMNLDCCYKGVPSKTPVQNLKDFADYVHSKGMKAGTYSAPFAIFDPLTDTVPTTSYTFGDIALKDASGNPIKSYINTYIVDATHPGGQAYLRWIMQTQHIDPGFDYVKLDFIDLGMYEGSFYDSTKNGMEAYRIGMQVMRDTLLAAPQAIYINESIAPLLPSGYAHGRRTGVDTTIGLESYPGIERQALNTAASWWTNGTLYSYNDPDMLFPESVIDGFNKVTLNEGTLLSTAIIMGGGHLLIGDNVPFISEDRMKTLFNSDLLNLVKAGKAARPVSMTNFYHKLEHPPTAVYLTAANGDKYVGLSNWDMNNSQNASVAFSDLGLSSSTTYTLTELYSKTKLGTYSGSYSRTLKPGESVIVRVSAQSSAWPTATANLASGKAATASSTWSAQAGYEASKVTDGSQATRWSGESGTANNQWIEVDFGSATSVNRVVVNEYAYGSQNFQIDTYALQYWNGSSYVNLTKGFTIGDRRVFDFPTVNTSKIRLYINKARFIPSINEIEAYNVSGNTGYVIDQDNSNASYSAYSDIRAGIQRMQTFTLTQPSLPRLDVYLYESYVNKVPEDNYYLDIVQLDANNNPVQKLFSASLNPNNIPGAATPYAVYPRLTGLDTTKKYGLILRSPQTLDDNSTNNKYGFAYSDSNPYAGGLERLSTNGGATWTTENSGNRDLIFTIYK; from the coding sequence ATGAGAAAGAATGGCATGAAGGTTATGCTGCTTCTCTCGCTGCTCCTGTCGGTATTGCTGCCTGTCGGCACCCGTACGACGTATGCGGCACCCGTGTCGATCTCTCAGACGGGCAATATTGTAAACGCTACCAACGGGACGATTACCGTTGCGTATGACCTGTCCACGGGTAAAGGCACGTTCAAGGAAGGCAGCACAACACTCATCAGCGATTTTTACTCCGACTATGCGATCAGCGGAAGCTCAACCAGATACAAGTCGACCGATTCGGCGACCCGGACCGCAAGCTGGACGACAACCGGTAACGACGGTTATGGCACAAGCGGCAAGCTGCTGACGATTACGAACGCGCTTGCTTCGGGATCCACGATAACGCTGCGTATCACCATGTACGAGAACCGTTCCTATATCCTCTCGGATATGACGGTTAGCAAAGGGACTTCGCAAACCATCGACTTCCTTGAACCAATCGCGGCGAGCAATCTCGACATCGGCACCGGCAGCGACAAGCGCATTTATACGACTCCTTATACGAACAACTACGATTTTGGCGTAGCGCAGGTCAACGATTTCGGCAACAGCCAGAACGGCGACGACCGTCCTTACGGTGCGGGCGAAACATGGTCGGCGTTCAACGGCAAGAGCTACTGGGTTGCGGCCATGTTCGACAATGCAAGCAAGAAGGGCGTCGTCGCCGGTGCGGCTACGACAAAGACGTGGAAGAGCATGCAATACCTGGCCCCGGCCAGCACGGCAAACGGTCCGCTTACCGGATTTTCGGTCTACAACGCCGGCGGGAAAAAAAGCGGTACATCCGTGCAGAGCGATAAGTTCTTCCTCGGTTATTTCACGGACTACCGCGACGGACTGGAGACGTTTGGCCAAGCTTACGCCGTTGGCGAGCCAAAGCTGAATTGGACCGGCGATGTGCCGATCGGCTTTAACACATGGTACGCGTATTACGCTTACGGCACGGCGGATGCGATGCTTCCGACAACGGATTACTTCTACACCCATCTGAAGTCGCTTGGATACAACTATATGAATCTCGACTGCTGCTATAAGGGCGTGCCTAGCAAGACGCCGGTGCAGAATCTGAAGGACTTCGCCGATTACGTGCACAGCAAAGGGATGAAGGCCGGTACATATTCCGCTCCGTTTGCAATCTTTGATCCCCTGACGGATACGGTGCCGACAACTTCGTATACGTTTGGCGACATTGCGCTTAAGGATGCTTCCGGCAATCCGATCAAGTCGTACATTAATACGTACATCGTGGATGCCACTCATCCCGGCGGTCAAGCTTACTTGCGGTGGATCATGCAGACGCAGCATATCGATCCGGGCTTTGATTACGTCAAGCTCGACTTTATCGACCTCGGCATGTATGAAGGCAGCTTCTACGATTCCACGAAGAACGGGATGGAAGCCTACCGGATCGGCATGCAGGTCATGCGGGATACCTTGCTCGCAGCGCCTCAGGCCATTTATATCAACGAATCGATAGCACCGCTGCTGCCATCGGGTTACGCGCATGGACGCAGAACGGGCGTCGATACGACAATCGGACTGGAATCGTATCCCGGCATCGAGCGCCAGGCGCTTAACACGGCAGCTTCCTGGTGGACGAACGGTACGTTGTATTCGTACAACGACCCCGACATGCTCTTCCCGGAAAGCGTGATCGACGGCTTCAATAAGGTAACGCTGAACGAAGGAACGCTGCTGTCCACGGCCATTATCATGGGAGGCGGCCATCTCCTTATCGGCGACAACGTGCCGTTTATATCGGAGGACCGGATGAAGACGCTGTTCAACTCCGATCTGCTTAATCTGGTGAAGGCCGGCAAGGCGGCCCGTCCGGTGTCGATGACGAACTTCTACCATAAGCTCGAACATCCTCCGACCGCGGTCTACTTGACGGCGGCGAACGGCGACAAATACGTTGGGCTATCCAACTGGGATATGAACAATTCGCAGAATGCATCGGTTGCGTTCAGCGATCTCGGTCTCAGCTCGAGTACGACCTATACGCTGACCGAGCTATACAGCAAAACGAAGCTTGGCACATACTCCGGCAGCTACAGCCGCACGCTGAAGCCGGGCGAATCGGTTATCGTGCGCGTCTCCGCGCAATCCAGCGCATGGCCGACGGCTACCGCGAATCTTGCCTCCGGCAAGGCTGCGACCGCGTCGTCAACCTGGTCCGCGCAAGCTGGTTATGAGGCTTCCAAGGTGACGGACGGCAGCCAAGCGACGAGGTGGAGCGGGGAGAGCGGCACGGCCAACAACCAGTGGATCGAGGTTGACTTTGGTTCCGCCACTAGCGTTAACCGGGTTGTCGTGAACGAGTACGCTTACGGCAGCCAGAACTTCCAGATCGATACGTACGCCCTGCAATACTGGAACGGCTCGAGCTATGTGAACCTGACGAAGGGCTTCACGATCGGCGACCGGCGGGTGTTCGACTTTCCTACCGTAAATACGTCCAAAATCCGGCTGTATATAAATAAAGCTAGGTTTATTCCGTCCATAAACGAGATCGAAGCCTATAACGTCAGCGGCAATACGGGTTACGTTATCGATCAGGACAACAGCAATGCCTCGTACTCCGCGTACTCGGACATTCGCGCGGGCATTCAAAGGATGCAGACGTTTACGCTAACCCAGCCGAGCCTGCCGAGACTGGATGTCTACTTGTACGAAAGCTATGTGAACAAGGTACCGGAGGATAACTATTATTTGGATATTGTTCAGCTCGACGCGAACAACAATCCGGTGCAAAAGCTGTTCAGCGCTTCGCTGAATCCGAACAATATTCCGGGAGCAGCGACGCCTTACGCGGTATATCCGCGTCTGACGGGGCTGGACACCACGAAGAAGTACGGGCTTATTCTCCGCTCTCCGCAGACGCTTGACGACAACTCGACTAACAACAAATACGGTTTCGCTTACAGCGACAGCAATCCGTATGCAGGCGGGCTCGAGCGGCTGTCGACGAACGGAGGGGCTACCTGGACGACGGAGAACAGCGGCAATCGCGATTTGATCTTTACGATCTACAAGTAA
- a CDS encoding ABC transporter substrate-binding protein, which translates to MNKKLGLGLSVAMMTALLSACGGNNGNNAASPANTASAPANSATESASAPATEDTEPVTISFMHFKSDATDGINKIVEQFEAENPNIKVDVQPVKFDDYATLLKTKLASGDIVDVFTLNAGSTTKLYKDGGYLEDLTDQEFMKTFDPGVLAEQATDGRNYIMPLNAGPIAVFYNKKIFADLGIEIPTTYDALIAAAQKIKDSGKTPFALGWKDGWPLGMWLSRDFPSNTVLVDKQTDFFDKLEKGEAKFADNPATKTTIQHALDMFKYGNKDQLGVDYNGAVDMFAREEAAMMYMGTWPLPDIEKKNPELFATGMGYFPYPFSNDPALNKLEFNPDASVAVNSKSEHKEAAMKFLAYLASVPAANTWVENVKTLTYVKGASADIAPAVSELKPYFDNGQLYNSQVYITTTIDWTTQFSQYVQKVFFNKATADDIIKDLDDWVAKNHK; encoded by the coding sequence ATGAACAAGAAACTCGGCCTTGGTCTCAGCGTTGCCATGATGACCGCGCTGCTGAGCGCTTGTGGCGGAAATAACGGCAATAATGCCGCAAGCCCGGCCAATACGGCTTCGGCGCCCGCCAACTCGGCAACGGAATCGGCGAGCGCGCCGGCAACGGAAGATACCGAACCGGTTACGATCTCGTTCATGCATTTCAAGAGTGACGCGACGGACGGCATTAACAAAATCGTCGAGCAGTTCGAAGCGGAAAATCCGAATATCAAAGTGGACGTACAGCCGGTCAAGTTCGACGACTACGCTACGCTGCTGAAGACAAAGCTCGCCAGCGGCGATATCGTCGACGTATTTACCTTAAACGCGGGCAGCACGACCAAGCTGTACAAGGACGGCGGTTACCTGGAAGACTTGACCGACCAGGAATTTATGAAAACCTTCGATCCGGGCGTGCTCGCCGAGCAAGCGACGGACGGCCGTAACTACATCATGCCGCTGAACGCGGGACCAATCGCCGTTTTTTATAACAAGAAAATTTTCGCCGATCTCGGTATCGAGATTCCAACGACCTACGATGCGCTTATCGCGGCGGCGCAAAAAATCAAAGACTCGGGCAAAACGCCGTTTGCGCTTGGCTGGAAAGACGGCTGGCCGCTTGGCATGTGGCTGAGCCGCGACTTCCCGAGCAACACGGTGCTCGTTGACAAGCAGACCGACTTCTTCGACAAGCTGGAGAAGGGTGAAGCGAAATTCGCTGATAACCCGGCAACGAAGACGACGATTCAACATGCACTCGACATGTTCAAATACGGCAACAAAGACCAGCTGGGCGTTGATTACAACGGTGCTGTCGACATGTTCGCCCGTGAAGAAGCCGCCATGATGTACATGGGCACTTGGCCGCTGCCGGACATCGAGAAGAAAAATCCGGAGCTGTTCGCAACCGGCATGGGTTACTTCCCGTATCCGTTCAGCAATGATCCGGCTCTTAACAAGCTGGAGTTCAACCCGGATGCATCAGTAGCGGTGAACAGCAAGTCCGAGCATAAGGAAGCCGCCATGAAATTCCTTGCTTACTTGGCTAGCGTCCCTGCGGCAAATACATGGGTAGAGAACGTGAAGACGTTGACTTACGTAAAAGGAGCTTCGGCAGATATCGCTCCCGCCGTCTCGGAGTTGAAGCCTTACTTCGATAACGGTCAGTTGTACAACTCGCAAGTGTATATTACAACAACGATTGACTGGACGACGCAGTTCTCCCAATATGTGCAAAAAGTATTTTTCAACAAGGCAACGGCAGACGACATCATTAAGGATCTCGACGATTGGGTTGCCAAAAACCATAAATAA
- a CDS encoding carbohydrate ABC transporter permease has protein sequence MEVLKKTIRREMWYILFLVPGVLLFTFAVILPFVTGIRYSFTNWDGISRKLTYIGWDNYVNALQDADLWTVLGNTFKYAIILTLLVNLVALLFALLLDSYLPLRNLFRTIFFLPSVISVILAGFIWSYNYSQGFPRLLAHLGMDVTSPLGNPDRALYGLIIIAVWQGIGAPMIIYIAGLQGIPAELSESARIDGAGPLRVFRNVTLPLLAPSVTINMLLVLTGSLKVFDLVLVTTNGGPGFATEVISTFIYKNAFSSFKAGYGMALSMIFFVILVIVTVVQVTIFRKREVEM, from the coding sequence ATGGAAGTCTTGAAAAAAACGATTCGACGCGAGATGTGGTACATTCTGTTCCTTGTTCCGGGCGTGCTGTTGTTCACGTTCGCCGTTATCTTACCTTTCGTAACGGGGATACGTTATTCGTTCACGAACTGGGACGGCATTTCCCGCAAGTTGACTTATATTGGCTGGGACAATTACGTGAATGCGCTCCAGGACGCCGATCTGTGGACGGTTCTTGGCAACACGTTCAAATATGCGATCATTCTTACGCTGCTCGTCAATCTTGTTGCTCTTCTGTTTGCGCTGCTGCTCGACAGCTACTTGCCGCTGCGGAATTTGTTCCGCACGATTTTCTTTTTGCCAAGCGTTATTTCGGTTATACTCGCCGGCTTCATCTGGAGCTATAACTACAGCCAAGGGTTTCCGAGGCTGCTCGCCCATCTCGGGATGGACGTAACCAGTCCGTTGGGCAATCCCGATCGCGCGCTGTACGGTCTCATCATCATCGCCGTCTGGCAGGGTATTGGCGCGCCGATGATCATCTATATTGCTGGCCTACAGGGTATTCCGGCCGAGTTGTCGGAAAGCGCGCGCATCGACGGAGCAGGGCCGCTCCGGGTATTCCGCAACGTTACGCTGCCGCTGCTTGCGCCGTCGGTGACGATTAACATGCTGCTCGTCCTGACCGGTTCGCTGAAAGTATTCGATCTCGTGCTTGTTACGACAAACGGCGGGCCGGGCTTTGCTACCGAGGTTATCTCGACGTTTATTTATAAAAACGCGTTCTCCTCGTTTAAAGCAGGGTACGGCATGGCGCTATCAATGATCTTCTTTGTTATTCTGGTCATCGTAACGGTCGTGCAAGTGACGATATTCAGAAAGCGGGAGGTGGAGATGTAA
- a CDS encoding carbohydrate ABC transporter permease produces MRSTRLLVFIAVAAVAAVFLFPLYVAVLMALKSAKQTFDSFYALPSSLDLANFYHAWDTSKYPTAFLNSVIITALSVLLILVISALSGYAIARGNKPLYNFFFLLFLSGMMVPFQVTMLPLYQLGKSLDMLNNYWGIVVIYGGFGVQSGVLFFTGFVRGISREIEEAARIDGCSTPGIFIRIVMPLLKPVTATVLVLNALYIWNDFLLPLLYLQNKDFRTIPLQQYFFFGQYSSDLNLAFAYAVMGLIPIIVFFLFMQRFIIKGIAAGAIKG; encoded by the coding sequence ATGAGAAGCACGCGATTGCTTGTGTTTATTGCCGTTGCGGCGGTTGCCGCCGTGTTTCTGTTTCCGCTCTACGTCGCCGTGCTTATGGCGCTCAAATCGGCGAAGCAGACCTTTGATTCCTTTTACGCACTGCCGTCATCCCTGGATTTAGCTAACTTCTACCATGCCTGGGATACGTCAAAGTACCCGACCGCGTTTCTGAACAGCGTAATCATCACTGCCCTTTCGGTACTGCTTATCCTGGTTATTTCCGCCTTGAGCGGGTACGCGATTGCGCGCGGCAACAAGCCGCTGTACAACTTCTTTTTCCTGTTGTTTCTTTCGGGTATGATGGTGCCTTTCCAAGTAACGATGCTTCCGCTCTACCAGCTGGGCAAATCGCTTGATATGCTGAACAATTACTGGGGAATCGTCGTGATCTACGGCGGATTCGGCGTTCAGTCCGGGGTTCTGTTCTTTACCGGCTTCGTGCGGGGCATCTCCCGCGAGATAGAAGAGGCCGCCCGCATTGACGGCTGCTCTACGCCGGGTATTTTCATCCGTATCGTTATGCCGCTGCTGAAGCCCGTGACCGCAACGGTGCTTGTGCTGAACGCGCTCTATATCTGGAACGACTTCTTGCTGCCGTTACTCTACCTGCAGAACAAAGACTTCCGGACGATACCGCTGCAGCAGTACTTCTTCTTCGGGCAGTACAGCAGCGATTTGAACCTTGCGTTCGCGTATGCGGTAATGGGGCTTATCCCGATTATCGTCTTCTTCCTATTCATGCAGCGTTTCATTATCAAAGGAATTGCCGCCGGGGCGATCAAAGGCTGA
- a CDS encoding helix-turn-helix domain-containing protein: MFKVMVVDDEPWGRKSVGKMIDELQLDVEVVAEARNGAEALELIPVSKPHIIVTDMNMPVMNGQQFLEQLYHRYNHIKVVVISGHSQFEYMKAAVAYQACEYVLKPVSHADLKDAMVKAIQASRSHMSVEQRQQFANEMRKLRTETFLQNVTGRRIVGNADIVSQAAELLTSPATGRYRLAVCMLRRFRELAETKFNGNADLLMFSIENMMNELTSGAPLYVFKSDDRQRLCLLLSEPSMDGGTVREMLLPFHETTSRMLQLYAVVGLSDPRERLDQLPEAFEEASERLYGSTLRGTEFSVMSAGTPHERGEMLGGFDAKLLQQAIVGGQTASVRRMLGEFARKAEMSESLTIRSAQKELRKLGAAAGSEWPAITTASPLLADQRAIDSVMTLSALHAYVAELSAAIEAHIRARASSSDASNPMSEIVAYLDGHYFEDVGLIDMATRYHMDPSYLSRQFKAATGVNFIEYVTRKRMEKACELLRESDRKVSDIAELVGYENQRYFSQVFKKFTGQTPSEFRELPLSVSQPAKN, translated from the coding sequence ATGTTTAAGGTAATGGTCGTTGATGACGAGCCGTGGGGGCGCAAATCGGTTGGCAAAATGATAGATGAGCTGCAGCTGGATGTCGAGGTTGTCGCGGAAGCCCGAAACGGAGCGGAAGCGCTTGAGCTCATCCCGGTTAGCAAGCCCCATATCATCGTAACGGATATGAATATGCCGGTCATGAACGGCCAGCAGTTCCTCGAGCAATTGTATCACCGTTACAACCATATTAAGGTTGTCGTGATCAGCGGTCATTCGCAATTCGAATATATGAAGGCGGCTGTCGCCTACCAGGCATGCGAATACGTGCTTAAGCCGGTGTCGCATGCAGATCTGAAGGATGCGATGGTCAAGGCTATACAGGCCAGCCGCAGCCATATGAGCGTCGAGCAGCGCCAGCAATTCGCAAACGAAATGCGCAAGCTGCGTACCGAGACGTTTCTGCAAAACGTGACGGGACGGCGAATAGTGGGCAACGCCGATATCGTCTCCCAAGCAGCGGAGCTTCTCACGAGTCCGGCTACAGGCCGCTACCGGCTTGCCGTCTGCATGCTTCGACGATTTCGCGAGCTCGCGGAAACCAAGTTCAACGGCAATGCGGATCTGCTTATGTTTAGTATCGAAAATATGATGAACGAATTGACGAGCGGCGCGCCGCTATACGTATTCAAATCGGACGACCGTCAGCGTCTTTGCCTGCTGCTGTCAGAGCCGTCTATGGACGGCGGGACCGTGCGGGAAATGCTGCTGCCCTTCCATGAGACAACGAGCCGTATGCTGCAGCTCTATGCCGTTGTTGGATTAAGCGATCCGCGCGAACGACTGGACCAATTGCCGGAGGCTTTTGAGGAAGCGAGCGAACGTCTGTACGGCAGCACGCTGCGAGGAACCGAGTTCTCCGTAATGTCTGCCGGTACGCCTCATGAGCGTGGCGAGATGCTCGGCGGATTCGACGCGAAGCTGCTGCAGCAAGCGATCGTCGGCGGACAAACGGCTTCGGTTCGCAGAATGCTTGGCGAGTTTGCGCGCAAAGCGGAGATGTCGGAATCGCTGACCATTCGGAGCGCGCAGAAGGAGCTGCGCAAGCTTGGCGCTGCCGCCGGAAGCGAGTGGCCGGCTATTACGACGGCTAGTCCGCTGCTGGCTGATCAACGCGCGATCGATAGCGTAATGACGCTCTCCGCGCTTCACGCCTACGTGGCGGAGCTGTCGGCGGCGATAGAAGCGCATATACGCGCAAGGGCTTCTTCGAGTGATGCGTCTAATCCCATGAGCGAGATTGTGGCGTATTTGGACGGGCATTATTTTGAAGATGTTGGCCTGATCGACATGGCAACCCGCTATCACATGGACCCGAGCTACTTGAGCCGGCAATTCAAAGCCGCAACCGGGGTAAATTTCATTGAATACGTAACGCGAAAGCGAATGGAGAAGGCGTGCGAGCTGCTCCGCGAATCCGACCGCAAAGTAAGCGATATCGCCGAGCTGGTCGGTTACGAGAATCAGAGGTATTTTAGCCAGGTATTCAAGAAATTTACCGGACAGACTCCATCGGAATTCCGGGAGTTGCCGTTGTCCGTATCCCAGCCTGCAAAAAATTGA